The Populus trichocarpa isolate Nisqually-1 chromosome 11, P.trichocarpa_v4.1, whole genome shotgun sequence genome has a segment encoding these proteins:
- the LOC7471871 gene encoding auxin response factor 6, which produces MRHSSASFNPQTQEGEKRVLNSELWHACAGPLVSLPAVGSRVVYFAQGHSEQVAASTNKEVDARIPNYPSLPPQLICQLHNVTMHADVETDEVYAQLTLQPLSPQEQKDAYLPADLGTPSKQPTNYFCKTLTASDTSTHGGFSVPRRAAEKVFPPLDFSQQPPAQELIARDLHDNEWKFRHIFRGQPKRHLLTTGWSVFVSAKRLIAGDSVLFIWNEKNQLLLGIKRATRPQTVMPSSVLSSDSMHLGLLAAAAHAAATNSRFTIFYNPRASPSEFVIPLAKYLKAVYYTRVSVGMRFRMLFETEESSVRRYMGTITGISDLDVARWPNSLWRSVKVGWDESTAGERQPRVSLWEIEPLTTFPMYPSTFPLRLKRPWTPGLHSFHGIKDDDLGMNSSLMWLRGDGDRGIQSLNLQGMGVAPWMQPRVDTSMLGLQNDVYQTMATAAFQEMRALDPSKSSAASLLQFQQHQNLPIRNAALMQPLMLQQSPSQQAFLQGVQENKHQSQPQSQTPTRSHLIHQLQHQHSLDSPEQQQPLLQQQHLADQQIPNVVSAISQYASATQSLTPPLQAISLCQQHSFSDSNGNLVTSPVVSPMQSLLGSFPQDETSHLFNFPRTNPLTTSSGWPSKRAAVEPLISSVAPQCMMSQVEQLGPPQTSISPSSVSLLPFPGRECPTEQDGGTDPQSHLLFGVSIEPSSLLMQNGLSSLRGVGSDSDSTTVPFSSNYMSIAGTNFSLNPAMAPSSCIDESGFLQSMENVGQGNPPSRTFVKVYKSGSFGRSLDITKFSNYNELRSELAFMFGLEGQLEDPLRSGWQLVFIDRENDVLLLGDGPWPEFVNSVWCIKILSPQEVQQMGKRGLELLNSVPIQRLSNGSCDDYVNRQDSQNLSNAITSVGSLDCREI; this is translated from the exons ATGAGGCACTCTTCGGCTTCTTTTAATCCACAAACCCAGGAAG GGGAGAAGCGGGTGCTGAATTCTGAACTATGGCACGCATGTGCGGGTCCTCTTGTTTCTCTACCTGCTGTTGGAAGCCGTGTTGTTTATTTCGCTCAAGGTCATAGTGAGCAG GTTGCTGCTTCAACGAACAAGGAAGTGGATGCCCGGATTCCAAACTACCCAAGCTTGCCTCCGCAACTTATCTGTCAGCTTCACAACGTGACCATGCAT GCAGATGTCGAGACGGATGAAGTTTATGCACAATTGACCTTGCAGCCACTAAGTCCA CAAGAGCAAAAGGATGCCTACCTTCCAGCAGATTTGGGCACCCCTAGCAAACAGCCAACCAATTATTTTTGTAAGACTTTGACTGCTAGCGATACAAGTACTCATGGAGGATTCTCTGTCCCTCGGCGGGCAGCTGAGAAAGTTTTCCCTCCACTG GATTTTTCTCAGCAACCTCCAGCTCAAGAGTTGATTGCTAGGGATCTACATGATAATGAATGGAAATTCAGACACATCTTTCGCG GCCAGCCAAAAAGACACCTTCTTACAACAGGGTGGAGTGTGTTTGTGAGTGCTAAAAGACTTATTGCTGGGGATTCAGTGCTTTTCATCTG GAATGAAAAGAATCAGCTACTACTTGGCATTAAGCGTGCTACTCGACCTCAAACTGTGATGCCTTCATCAGTCTTATCTAGTGATAGCATGCACTTGGGCCTTCTTGCTGCTGCAGCTCATGCAGCTGCAACAAATAGCCGTTTTACAATATTTTACAATCCAAG GGCTAGTCCATCAGAATTCGTCATACCGTTGGCTAAATATCTTAAAGCTGTTTATTATACTCGAGTGTCTGTTGGCATGCGCTTTAGGATGCTGTTTGAAACTGAAGAATCAAGTGTCCGTCG GTACATGGGTACGATAACTGGCATAAGTGACTTAGATGTTGCTAGATGGCCAAATTCACTTTGGCGCTCAGTCAAG GTTGGCTGGGATGAGTCTACAGCTGGGGAGAGGCAACCAAGAGTTTCTCTATGGGAGATTGAACCACTAACAACTTTCCCAATGTATCCATCTACATTTCCCCTAAGGCTCAAGCGGCCATGGACACCAGGACTACACTCTTTCCACG GCATCAAGGATGATGATCTGGGAATGAACTCTTCTCTTATGTGGCTAAGAGGAGATGGAGACCGTGGAATTCAATCTCTGAACCTTCAGGGAATGGGTGTTGCACCATGGATGCAGCCAAGAGTTGATACTTCCATGCTAGGTTTGCAAAATGATGTCTACCAAACTATGGCTACTGCTGCGTTTCAGGAGATGAGGGCTCTTGATCCTTCTAAATCATCAGCTGCATCCCTTTTGCAATTCCAGCAACACCAGAATCTCCCAATCAGGAATGCTGCTTTAATGCAGCCGCTTATGTTGCAGCAGTCTCCTTCTCAACAGGCCTTTCTTCAAGGTgttcaagaaaataaacatcAGTCTCAGCCTCAGTCTCAGACTCCAACTCGGTCACACCTTATTCATCAACTGCAGCATCAGCACTCACTTGACAGTCCAGAGCAGCAGCAGCCACTTCTGCAACAACAGCATCTGGCTGACCAACAGATCCCAAATGTTGTCTCTGCAATATCTCAATATGCTTCAGCTACTCAATCCCTGACGCCACCATTGCAAGCAATTTCACTGTGTCAGCAACACAGTTTTTCTGACTCAAATGGGAACCTCGTGACAAGCCCTGTTGTTTCTCCCATGCAAAGTCTTTTGGGCTCATTTCCCCAGGACGAAACATCTCATTTGTTCAATTTTCCTAGAACAAACCCCTTGACAACATCCTCTGGCTGGCCCTCGAAGCGAGCTGCTGTTGAACCTCTTATCTCCTCTGTAGCTCCTCAATGCATGATGAGCCAAGTGGAGCAGCTGGGGCCACCTCAGACAAGCATCTCTCCTAGCTCTGTTTCCTTGCTGCCCTTTCCTGGCAGAGAATGTCCAACAGAGCAGGATGGTGGCACTGATCCACAAAGCCATCTTCTATTTGGTGTCAGTATAGAGCCCTCTTCTCTTCTAATGCAGAATGGATTGTCAAGCCTCAGGGGAGTTGGAAGTGATAGTGATTCAACAACTGTACCTTTCTCTTCTAATTACATGAGTATTGCAGGCACCAATTTCTCTCTTAATCCAGCAATGGCACCTTCAAGTTGCATTGATGAATCAGGTTTCCTCCAGTCCATGGAAAATGTGGGCCAAGGAAATCCACCATCTAGAACCTTTGTTAAG GTTTACAAGTCAGGGTCCTTTGGTAGGTCACTGGATATAACCAAATTCAGCAACTACAATGAGTTGCGAAGTGAGCTTGCATTCATGTTTGGCCTTGAAGGCCAACTGGAGGACCCCCTGAGATCAGGCTGGCAGCTTGTATTCATCGACCGGGAGAATGATGTTCTTCTCCTTGGTGATGGCCCCTGGCC GGAATTTGTAAACAGCGTGTGGTGCATCAAAATACTCTCACCGCAAGAAGTACAGCAAATGGGCAAACGAGGTTTAGAGCTTCTGAACAGTGTCCCAATTCAGAGGCTTTCCAATGGCAGCTGTGATGACTATGTAAACCGGCAGGATTCACAAAATTTGAGCAATGCTATAACTTCTGTGGGGTCTTTGGACTGCCGAGAAATTTAA